Proteins from a genomic interval of Rosa chinensis cultivar Old Blush chromosome 2, RchiOBHm-V2, whole genome shotgun sequence:
- the LOC112184066 gene encoding polygalacturonase, producing the protein MTKLTSYFATVVFIFIHILCQSSASGDETTTSTYNVLEFEAKSNGVTDSTQAFLNAWSVACGSSADSTEIYVPKGRYLLAAMAFKGDCKSSHITFRIDGTLVASPDYRVLGQANNWLSFEGVSGVTIVGGALDAKGSALWACKLSTKTTSCPDGATTLSFTNSKDIRVEGLMSLNSQMFHIVINGCQDVLIQGVKVIAAGNSPNTDGIHVQLSRNVAIFDTSIKTGDDCVSIGPGTKDLWMERISCGPGHGISIGSLAKDLEEEGVQNVTLKNAIFKGTTNGLRIKSWARPSTGFVQGVRFLDVEMIKVQNPIVIDQNYCPHNLNCPGQVSGVKVSDVLYQNIRGTSATAVAIKFDCSAANPCSGVKLENVNLTCRNQVVQSYCTNVNGKSVGTVQPSSCL; encoded by the exons ATGACTAAGCTTACAAGTTATTTTGCCACAGTTGTATTCATTTTTATACATATTCTATGCCAATCATCTGCTTCTGGTGATGAGACGACTACAAGTACTTACAATGTTTTGGAGTTTGAAGCTAAGAGCAATGGTGTAACCGATTCAACCCAAGCTTTTCTCAATGCTTGGTCAGTAGCCTGTGGTTCCTCCGCAGATTCCACTGAGATATATGTACCAAAGGGGAGGTATTTGCTCGCCGCTATGGCCTTTAAAGGCGACTGCAAAAGCTCACACATCACTTTTCGGATTGATGGAACACTCGTGGCTTCACCTGATTACCGAGTATTAGGCCAAGCTAACAACTGGTTGAGCTTTGAAGGAGTTAGCGGGGTAACCATTGTCGGAGGAGCACTTGATGCCAAAGGTTCCGCCTTATGGGCTTGCAAATTGAGTACCAAAACCACCAGTTGTCCTGATGGAGCCACG ACTTTGAGTTTTACAAACTCCAAAGACATTAGAGTTGAAGGACTAATGTCACTGAACAGCCAAATGTTTCACATTGTGATAAACGGCTGCCAAGATGTACTGATTCAAGGCGTCAAAGTCATTGCCGCTGGAAATAGCCCAAACACTGATGGTATCCATGTCCAGTTATCTAGAAATGTTGCAATCTTCGACACCTCCATCAAAACTGGGGACGATTGTGTGTCTATTGGCCCCGGCACCAAGGACTTGTGGATGGAACGCATATCATGCGGACCTGGGCATGGCATTAG CATAGGGAGCCTGGCCAAAGACTTGGAAGAGGAAGGAGTCCAAAATGTAACACTCAAAAATGCGATTTTCAAGGGAACCACAAATGGTCTCAGGATAAAGTCCTGGGCAAGACCCAGCACAGGGTTTGTGCAAGGTGTCCGATTCCTTGATGTTGAAATGATTAAAGTCCAAAACCCCATTGTAATTGACCAGAATTACTGTCCACACAACCTCAACTGTCCTGGTCAG GTATCAGGTGTCAAAGTTAGCGACGTGTTGTACCAGAACATTCGAGGGACATCAGCAACAGCAGTCGCAATAAAATTTGATTGTAGTGCAGCAAATCCATGCAGTGGAGTAAAACTCGAAAACGTGAATTTGACTTGCCGGAACCAAGTAGTTCAATCATATTGTACCAATGTAAATGGAAAGAGTGTTGGCACTGTGCAACCAAGCAGTTGTTTATAA
- the LOC112184065 gene encoding uncharacterized protein LOC112184065, with product MVVRQRDHLYNHIDVKTGVTRSREEFRFTGIYNFAHPSDRFPTWNLLRSLAAQSSPPWLVAGDFNEILSNAEKSGGPRKAAAPLVCFRQALVDCALVYMKFSRPRFTWANRFTKERLDRACHTSSWRDRFPNSRVVTLPLSKSDHNPLLVVIRSSRAFYSRAPKRFRFKEMWSQHKDCVSVIKKGCMTPSIGNPMLQVGLKIHSTGRLLSSWEEGVFKQRHVVMKLIQANLDQLMGLPYEPDQWDEQKALQHRFNELLSLNETYWRQRSRVLWLKDGDRNTIFFHRRASNRKSRNSIIGLLDPEDDEIKKALFQMHLSKSPGPDGMSPHFFQRYWSIVHNDVCLVVRTVLETRHLPMESNFTHLVLIPKVKEPKVASDLRPIALCNVVYKITSKVLTNRLKVILPHIISPLQSAFVPGRLISNNTLVAFEINHFMKKLCDQLDGFFSLKLDISKAYDRLELDFLEAILRKLGFCNRWIDIVLCSVKSISYSFIINGEPTGFITPTRGIRQGDPLSPYLFILCAEGLSSLISKSVEQGFPKGLKMSPSAPIIYHLLFADDNFLFGEATEADCTRVLDIYARASGQQINLQKSSVMFSFNVSMETQSHLTSLLEVQCAQDHG from the exons ATGGTGGTGAGACAACGCGATCATctttataatcatattgatgTTAAGACTGGTGTGACAAGATCAAGGGAGGAATTCCGTTTCACTGGTATATACAATTTCGCTCATCCAAGTGACAGGTTCCCAACATGGAATCTACTGAGATCCTTGGCTGCACAATCTTCTCCCCCATGGTTGGTAGCAGGTGATTTCAATGAGATCCTTTCAAATGCAGAGAAGTCTGGTGGCCCTAGGAAGGCAGCTGCTCCTTTGGTGTGTTTTAGGCAAGCTCTAGTAGACTGTGCGTTGGTTTATATGAAATTCTCAAGACCACGGTTCACCTGGGCCAACCGCTTCACCAAGGAACGTTTGGATCGTGCTTGTCACACTTCTTCATGGAGAGATAGATTTCCGAATTCAAGGGTTGTTACTCTGCCTTTGAGTAAGTCTGACCATAATCCCCTCCTCGTTGTGATCAGGTCCTCTAGGGCTTTCTATAGTCGAGCACCTAAACGTTTCCGTTTTAAGGAAATGTGGTCACAACACAAGGACTGTGTATCTGTTATTAAGAAAGGGTGCATGACCCCTTCAATAGGGAACCCTATGCTCCAGGTTGGGTTGAAAATTCATAGCACTGGCCGGTTGCTTTCTTCTTGGGAGGAAGGAGTTTTTAAGCAGCGTCATGTGGTGATGAAATTGATCCAGGCTAATCTTGACCAATTGATGGGGCTGCCCTATGAGCCGGACCAATGGGATGAGCAGAAAGCTTTGCAGCATCGGTTTAATGAGTTACTTTCTTTGAATGAAACATATTGGCGTCAACGATCAAGAGTTCTCTGGTTAAAAGATGGGGATCGGAACACTATTTTTTTTCACAGGAGAGCTTCTAATAGAAAAAGTAGAAACTCTATTATTGGTTTATTAGATCCAGAGG ATGATGAGATTAAAAAAGCTTTGTTCCAGATGCATCTGTCTAAATCTCCTGGCCCGGATGGTATGTCTCCTCATTTCTTCCAAAGATATTGGTCTATTGTGCATAATGATGTTTGCCTAGTAGTCCGTACGGTGTTAGAAACTAGGCATCTTCCTATGGAATCCAACTTTACTCACTTGGTTCTGATCCCTAAAGTGAAGGAACCGAAAGTCGCTTCTGATTTGCGGCCTATTGCTTTATGTAATGTGGTGTATAAAATTACTTCTAAAGTTCTAACTAACAGACTGAAAGTGATCTTACCTCATATTATATCACCTTTGCAGAGTGCTTTTGTTCCAGGTAGACTCATCTCAAACAACACACTTGTGGCCTTTGAGATTAATCATTTTATGAAAAAGTTGTGTGATCAGTTGGACGGCTTTTTTTCCTTAAAGCTTGATATAAGCAAAGCTTACGACAGACTTGAATTGGACTTTCTGGAAGCTATTTTGAGGAAGCTAGGGTTCTGTAACAGATGGATTGATATTGTTCTCTGCTCAGTGAAATCTATTAGCTACTCCTTTATTATTAATGGGGAACCTACTGGTTTCATAACCCCAACTAGGGGCATCAGGCAAGGAGACCCTCTttctccttatttatttatcttgtGTGCTGAAGGTCTTTCTTCTCTGATTTCAAAGTCTGTAGAGCAAGGCTTCCCCAAAGGCCTCAAGATGAGTCCATCTGCTCCGATTATATATCATCTTCTATTTGCAGACGATAACTTCTTGTTTGGGGAAGCTACTGAAGCTGATTGCACTCGTGTTCTTGATATTTATGCCAGAGCATCCGGACAACAGATCAATTTGCAGAAAAGTAGTGTGATGTTCAGCTTTAATGTGAGTATGGAGACCCAATCTCACTTGACTTCCCTTCTGGAGGTGCAGTGTGCGCAGGATCATGGCTAG